TGCTTCAATTTTTTTTAAAATTTTATAGAGATATTGGTATTTTAAAATTCACTGTAATTTTTATACCAATATTATTTTAAAAAATACAATAGTAGATTTTAAGAATACTTTTAACAGGTTTATTTGAGGGATTAAGTATAATTCTGTAAATTTGATTTGCTTATACCTTTGGTACAATTGTTGATTTTTTTCTAAATCATTATAAACCAATAACTCTAATACTATGGGATTCTTAAAACGTACACATAACAAATTCGATTACCAACCCCGTTATTATAAAGGAGAAGGAAGTCCTTATAAAATTGAACATAAATTAGATCAATTTAGAAAAACTGCGGGTAAAAACAAAGGAATTAAAGCTAAATTTGGTGATGCAATTGAAGATTTAAAAAACTCAGATAAAGGGGTAAATAGAACACTTTTTATCATCATTGCAATTTTAGTACTTATCTTTTTATACATCATAGATTTCGATTTATCTATTTTCAAGAGAAATTAATGTCTGATATTATTCAACTATTACCAGATCATGTTGCTAACCAAATTGCTGCAGGAGAAGTCGTTCAACGACCAGCTTCTGTAGTAAAAGAGTTATTAGAAAACGCAATTGATGCTGGTGCAACCAACATAAAACTTTTATTAAAAGACGCCGGTAAAACGTTAATTCAAGTAATTGATGACGGTAAAGGAATGAGCGCTACAGATGCAAGATTGTGTTTTGAGCGTCATGCAACTTCTAAAATACAAAAAGCAGAAGATTTATTTAATCTTTGCACCAAAGGTTTTAGAGGAGAAGCATTAGCGTCTATTGCTGCCATTGCACATGTAGAGTTAAAAACAAAACAAGACAACGAAGAGCTTGGTACGTCTATAAAAATTGAAGGCAGTAAAATTGTGTCTCAAGATTTTGTTTCTACAAGCAAAGGAACAAGTATTGCTGTAAAAAACTTATTTTACAACATTCCTGCTAGAAGAAACTTTTTAAAATCTGATACTGTAGAAACCCGTCATATTGTAGATGAATTTCAAAGAGTTGCATTGGCACACCCAAACATAGCTTTTTTAATGCATCATAATAACAATGAGGTATACCATTTAAAAGGTAGTAATTTAAGAAAACGTATTGTAAGTGTTTTCGGAACTAAAATGAATGAAAAATTAGTTCCCATAAATGAACAAACAGACATTGTTGGTATAGAAGGTTTTGTTGCAAAACCAGAATTCTCTAAAAGAAAAAGAGGAGAACAATTCTTTTTTGTAAATGATCGTTTTATAAAAAGTTCGTACTTAAATCATGCTGTAGTAAATGCCTTTGATGGCTTACTAGAACAGGGTTCGCATCCCTCCTATTTTTTATACTTAACAGTACCTGCAAATACTATAGACATTAACATTCATCCTACAAAAACAGAGATAAAGTTTGATAATGAAAAAGCGTTGTATGCCATGTTAAGAGCCACTGTAAAGCACAGTTTAGGCCAGTATAATGTAGCGCCTCTTTTAGATTTTAATAGAGATGCTAACTTAGATACGCCTTATCATTTAAACACAAAAACTACATCAGCAAAAACGCCTAGAATTTCTGTTGATCCAGATTTTAATCCGTTTAAAGAAGAAGCTACAAAACAGGTTCATACACCGTTTAAAAAAGAACCTCAAACAGAAAGTTGGGAATCCCTATACACTTCTTCTATAGAAATTACAGAGGAGGAAAAGCAATCGGAATTATTTGACAATCAGCAAGAAATAAAAACGCAAAAAACATTTCAAATTCAGCGTAAATATTTACTAAGTTCAATAAAATCTGGCGTGGTTTTAATCAACCAATCTTTAGCGCATCAGCGTATTTTGTACGAAGAGTTTTTAGAAAGCATTACTGTAAAAGAAGCTAACAGTCAGCAATTATTGTTTCCTGTTAAAATTTCATACTCATCCGCAGAGATAGAAATGATTTATACAATTAAAAACGAATTAGAAAATGCTGGTTTTTCTTTTGATGAATTTACAAAAGATAGCGTTACCATAAAAGGAATACCCGTTTCTGTAACAGAAAGCAAAATAACGATTATATTAGAAGAATTATTAAATGATATCGATTTAGAAGTACCAGACGCTAGTTTTAGTCATTTTGATGTAATGGCAAAATCATTTGCTAAAACATTATCTATAAAAACAGGCACACAGCTTTCTGAAAGAGAACAAGAAGGTTTGGTTAATGATTTATTTTCGTGCAAAGAACCTGATGTATCTCCTTTTGGAAAACCCGTTTTTAAAACACTAACATTAAACGAAATAGACAATCTATTTAACAGTTAAAAATGAATAATAAAATTACAGGTGCTATAAAACATTTAATCATAATTAACGTTATTATTTTTGTTGCGCCACAACTTTTAAAGTTAGATTTTACAAATGTTTTAGCGTTGCATTTTCCAGAAAACAAACATTTTGGCATTTGGCAATACGTTACGCATATGTTTATGCATGGTAGTTTTAGCCATATTTTATTTAACATGTATGGTTTATGGGCTTTTGGCACACCTTTAGAACAAATGTGGGGAAAAAATAAATTTATATTCTTCTATTTTTCTGCAGGATTAGGTGCCGGATTAATCTATACCTTGGCAAATTACTATCAATTTAATGGTATTTATGACCAATTGATAAATTTTGGTCTTTCGGCTAGCGACATACAAAATATTTTAAATGCAGGTAGTTATAACGATCCAAGAATTGCTATATCAAATGAAGAAATGATTAAATTCTATAATTTATATCATACACCTGCTGTAGGTGCATCGGGTGCAGTTTATGGTGTGTTAGTTGCTTTTGGTATCTATTTTAAAGATGCTAAATTAGCGCTGATATTTTTCCCTGTACCAATAGCCGCAAAATATTTTATTCCTGTAATGATTTTAGGTGATTTGTTTTTTGGTATGACCAAATATTCTATTGGAAACATTGCCCATTTTGCACATGTTGGAGGTGCATTAATTGGTTTTATCATTGCTTGGTATTGGAAAAAAAATCAATTTAAATTTAGTTAATGAGTTTTATAGACGACATAAAATTACGCTACAAAAACGGAAATATCGTAGAAAAATTAATCTACGTTAACATTGCTGTATTTATATTTACGTTACTTATTTCTGTTTTTCAAGATTTATATAAAGGACAAATTAATTGGGTTGTAGAGTGGTTTTCTTTAGATGATAACTTTTCTACTTTACTATATAAACCTTGGACACTTCTTACTTATGGTTTTTTACATGCAGATTTTTTACATATTCTTTTAAACCTTGTTACTTTATATTTTATTGGTAATTTGTTTATAGAATATTTTACTCAAAAACAACTATTAACTTTTTACTTATTAGGCACCTTTTTTGGAGGTCTCTTATTTATGGTTAGTCTTAATTATTTTCCTTTATTTCAAGGACAATCATCAATGTTAGTTGGTGCTTCTGCCGGTATTTCCGCCATATTTATAGGAATAACCACCTACATACCTAACTATCAATTAAAAGTTCGCTTTATTGGTTTTGTAAAGCTTTGGCATTTTGCTGCAATTTGGGTTGGTTTAGACATTTTAGCTTTATCTGGCGGAAATGCTGGTGGCCATTTTGCACATTTAGGAGGCGCATTATTCGGTTTTTTATATGTAAAAAAAGCA
The nucleotide sequence above comes from Polaribacter butkevichii. Encoded proteins:
- the mutL gene encoding DNA mismatch repair endonuclease MutL is translated as MSDIIQLLPDHVANQIAAGEVVQRPASVVKELLENAIDAGATNIKLLLKDAGKTLIQVIDDGKGMSATDARLCFERHATSKIQKAEDLFNLCTKGFRGEALASIAAIAHVELKTKQDNEELGTSIKIEGSKIVSQDFVSTSKGTSIAVKNLFYNIPARRNFLKSDTVETRHIVDEFQRVALAHPNIAFLMHHNNNEVYHLKGSNLRKRIVSVFGTKMNEKLVPINEQTDIVGIEGFVAKPEFSKRKRGEQFFFVNDRFIKSSYLNHAVVNAFDGLLEQGSHPSYFLYLTVPANTIDINIHPTKTEIKFDNEKALYAMLRATVKHSLGQYNVAPLLDFNRDANLDTPYHLNTKTTSAKTPRISVDPDFNPFKEEATKQVHTPFKKEPQTESWESLYTSSIEITEEEKQSELFDNQQEIKTQKTFQIQRKYLLSSIKSGVVLINQSLAHQRILYEEFLESITVKEANSQQLLFPVKISYSSAEIEMIYTIKNELENAGFSFDEFTKDSVTIKGIPVSVTESKITIILEELLNDIDLEVPDASFSHFDVMAKSFAKTLSIKTGTQLSEREQEGLVNDLFSCKEPDVSPFGKPVFKTLTLNEIDNLFNS
- a CDS encoding riboflavin synthase subunit beta yields the protein MGFLKRTHNKFDYQPRYYKGEGSPYKIEHKLDQFRKTAGKNKGIKAKFGDAIEDLKNSDKGVNRTLFIIIAILVLIFLYIIDFDLSIFKRN
- a CDS encoding rhomboid family intramembrane serine protease, whose amino-acid sequence is MSFIDDIKLRYKNGNIVEKLIYVNIAVFIFTLLISVFQDLYKGQINWVVEWFSLDDNFSTLLYKPWTLLTYGFLHADFLHILLNLVTLYFIGNLFIEYFTQKQLLTFYLLGTFFGGLLFMVSLNYFPLFQGQSSMLVGASAGISAIFIGITTYIPNYQLKVRFIGFVKLWHFAAIWVGLDILALSGGNAGGHFAHLGGALFGFLYVKKAANKEIKLWDQLSSIFSVKKKPLKTVYKSPKKTTNSVKKTSLNQQQIDHILDKISKSGYDTLTKAEKEFLFKQGRK
- a CDS encoding rhomboid family intramembrane serine protease — encoded protein: MNNKITGAIKHLIIINVIIFVAPQLLKLDFTNVLALHFPENKHFGIWQYVTHMFMHGSFSHILFNMYGLWAFGTPLEQMWGKNKFIFFYFSAGLGAGLIYTLANYYQFNGIYDQLINFGLSASDIQNILNAGSYNDPRIAISNEEMIKFYNLYHTPAVGASGAVYGVLVAFGIYFKDAKLALIFFPVPIAAKYFIPVMILGDLFFGMTKYSIGNIAHFAHVGGALIGFIIAWYWKKNQFKFS